The following coding sequences lie in one Komagataeibacter sucrofermentans DSM 15973 genomic window:
- a CDS encoding 2-dehydro-3-deoxygalactonokinase, whose product MILPDPATPALLGLDWGTSSLRAWLMDAQGRILHAHYARQGILNLPDGGFAQVLSDIRTQWWLADTVPMLACGMVGSINGWRDVPYLPAPAALFQLADGLGVQPTAHGPLHIVPGVVKDGPLPDVMRGEETQIVGMMGTDGGGHRSVVLPGTHSKWAKVEGHTITEFCTFMTGELFAVLMQHSILGRLPATALPDEGQRDAAFVMGVRTARSGIPLAGRLFSARSVVLRNLLERAYTADYLSGLLIGEEIHAGMGAMDMTPQATPVLVGEQPLCQRYQLAFTTLGYPAPSIAGNTAPAGLFRLACAAGLLDQAPSRFHDQKGAVT is encoded by the coding sequence ATGATATTACCTGACCCCGCAACACCCGCGCTGTTGGGGCTGGACTGGGGCACATCGTCACTACGCGCATGGTTGATGGATGCCCAGGGCAGAATCCTGCATGCCCATTATGCCCGGCAGGGCATTCTCAACCTGCCTGATGGTGGTTTTGCGCAGGTTCTGTCTGATATCCGGACACAATGGTGGCTGGCAGACACAGTGCCCATGCTGGCCTGCGGCATGGTGGGCAGCATCAATGGCTGGCGGGATGTGCCTTACCTTCCTGCCCCTGCAGCCCTGTTCCAACTCGCTGATGGGCTGGGCGTGCAGCCTACGGCCCATGGCCCGCTGCATATCGTGCCAGGCGTGGTTAAGGACGGCCCCCTGCCCGACGTGATGCGTGGCGAGGAAACGCAGATTGTCGGCATGATGGGAACTGATGGAGGAGGTCATCGCTCCGTTGTCCTGCCCGGCACACATTCCAAATGGGCCAAGGTGGAAGGGCATACCATTACAGAGTTCTGCACTTTCATGACGGGTGAACTGTTTGCCGTGCTCATGCAGCACAGCATCCTTGGTCGCCTGCCTGCGACCGCGCTGCCTGATGAGGGCCAGCGTGACGCGGCTTTTGTTATGGGGGTCCGGACGGCGCGGTCTGGCATCCCGCTTGCCGGGCGCCTGTTTTCGGCCCGCAGCGTTGTCCTACGGAACCTGCTGGAGCGGGCGTATACCGCCGATTACCTGTCAGGGCTGCTGATCGGGGAGGAAATCCATGCCGGCATGGGGGCAATGGATATGACACCACAGGCCACGCCCGTCCTGGTGGGGGAACAGCCGCTGTGCCAGCGCTATCAGCTGGCATTTACGACGCTGGGTTATCCCGCACCATCAATAGCAGGAAATACCGCACCTGCGGGCCTGTTCCGCCTGGCCTGTGCCGCAGGCCTGCTTGATCAGGCCCCTTCCCGTTTCCATGACCAGAAAGGCGCTGTCACATGA
- a CDS encoding IclR family transcriptional regulator C-terminal domain-containing protein, translated as MAKLRERDATLRAQNAAGRDFSEALARGLSVISVFNATRPALSLADIARIIDLPRATVRRTLLTLVHLGYMSENGRLFSLRPTILQLASAYLGADPIATILQPICEELATRLEVTCSVAVLDGYDAVMVAYASPRKVQAYGVLEGIGLRLPAFCSAVGGVLLASLSESARENFLKDLVPENVTALTVTDKAVLRARWNTVHEEGYALIDQEAEIGYRALAVPVFRHDGRPIAALNVGMRIEQATPDEMKQQYLPCLRDVTESLRTQLL; from the coding sequence GTGGCCAAATTACGTGAGCGTGACGCTACTTTACGCGCACAGAACGCTGCAGGGCGCGATTTTTCGGAGGCGCTTGCGCGAGGCCTGAGCGTCATATCCGTGTTCAACGCAACGCGTCCGGCCCTGTCCCTGGCTGATATAGCCCGTATTATCGACCTGCCCCGCGCAACCGTGCGGCGCACGCTGTTAACACTGGTCCATTTAGGCTATATGTCTGAAAATGGAAGGCTTTTCAGCCTTAGGCCGACTATTCTGCAGCTTGCTTCAGCCTATCTGGGCGCAGATCCCATCGCCACGATCCTGCAGCCGATCTGTGAGGAACTGGCAACCCGGCTGGAGGTAACCTGCTCGGTGGCCGTTCTGGATGGATATGATGCCGTTATGGTGGCCTATGCCTCCCCGCGCAAGGTGCAGGCCTATGGCGTACTGGAAGGAATTGGCCTGCGGCTGCCAGCTTTCTGTAGTGCGGTCGGGGGTGTATTGCTGGCTAGCCTGTCCGAATCCGCAAGGGAAAACTTCCTAAAGGACCTGGTGCCCGAAAATGTGACCGCCCTGACAGTGACCGACAAGGCAGTGCTGCGTGCACGATGGAACACCGTGCATGAGGAAGGCTATGCCCTGATCGACCAGGAAGCCGAGATCGGGTATCGCGCCCTGGCCGTACCGGTATTCCGCCACGATGGCAGGCCGATTGCCGCGCTTAATGTGGGCATGCGGATTGAACAGGCTACGCCAGATGAGATGAAACAGCAGTATCTGCCCTGCCTACGTGATGTGACGGAAAGCCTGCGCACACAATTGCTGTAA
- a CDS encoding IclR family transcriptional regulator C-terminal domain-containing protein — MARPTLRELGIKTRDTIHLGIRAEDDVLYLDKVNSQRGLEMRSRIGQRMPLVLTGVGRALLLDDTKSEWRRLYRRATEKGASPDLWLERMHTYRDTGCVFDLEDNEPGINCVAAPLRDGRGCIVAAISIASATVYLPRARMEELSSTVLDAAEIISRQMGWKGQAHDIT; from the coding sequence ATGGCCCGCCCCACCCTGCGTGAACTGGGTATAAAAACGCGGGACACCATCCATCTCGGCATCCGGGCGGAAGATGATGTCCTGTATCTCGATAAGGTCAACAGCCAGCGTGGGCTGGAAATGCGCTCCCGTATCGGCCAGCGCATGCCTCTCGTCCTGACCGGGGTTGGACGCGCGCTTTTGCTGGATGACACGAAATCCGAATGGCGGCGGTTATACCGGCGCGCAACAGAAAAAGGCGCGTCCCCAGATCTATGGCTGGAACGGATGCACACCTACCGGGATACCGGCTGTGTATTCGATCTTGAAGACAATGAACCGGGCATCAACTGCGTTGCCGCTCCCTTGCGTGACGGGCGCGGCTGCATAGTGGCCGCAATCAGCATTGCCAGCGCGACGGTCTATCTTCCCCGCGCGCGGATGGAAGAACTGTCTTCCACGGTTCTGGACGCAGCGGAAATCATATCCCGGCAAATGGGCTGGAAAGGACAGGCTCATGATATTACCTGA